The proteins below come from a single Neospora caninum Liverpool complete genome, chromosome IX genomic window:
- a CDS encoding putative PBS lyase HEAT-like repeat domain-containing protein: MEKVGESTAPAAAPAVCAAEEDACDNNPFNLPSLAELEAAMCNPETSIVKKMANVFAIKKHGGSRAMNLLLESLNHDQGSVLFRHEATYVLGQLGCQDAGEPLLKILKDTSEHEMVRHEAAEALSALGYETSLPVLQEVAADESVPLTVRQTCELSVHSLLTKIEEKHAAEGTSPAPLTPSRAATSASSPADVPAAGEEGAVQAKNDEDLWWIREENAYRDRQFNTIDPSEPYPNCTEEDLPWLTAQLLNDEEKLWSRYRALITLRNLNSPTATAMLALVLSRDASSALLRHEIAFVLGQLRIPSSACDASACEAEKQRSEAEQDTLPAGAEPSEKTNKAPPRYRVIPDFLKEHLRVKHDESSAARAAFDALAQCLKDAKEHPMARHEAALALGSLGASPGASEAKGEEGDASIQDTIIRLLQLYSKDPDRIVSESCFVGLDSMQEELGLELGVC, encoded by the exons atGGAAAAGGTCGGCGAGTCAACCGCCCCGGCGGCTGCCCCGGCAGTCTGtgcagcggaagaggacgcgTGCGACAACAACCCTTTCAATCTCCCGTCGCTAGCCGAACTGGAGGCGGCCATGTGCAATCCAGAAACAAGCATCGTCAAGAAAATGGCCAATGTGTTCGCGATCAAGAAGCACGGAGGATCTCGAGCGATGAACTTGCTTCTCGAGTCTCTCAACCACGACCAAGgctccgtcctcttcag acacgaGGCCACGTACGTGCTCGGCCAGCTGGGTTGCCaagacgccggcgagccGCTGTTGAAAATCTTGAAAGATACGAGCGAACACGAAATGGTTCGCCACGAG GCTGCAGAGGCGCTGAGTGCCCTCGGGTACGAGACTTCGCTCCCCGTT CTGCAGGAGGTTGCGGCCGATGAGTCAGTGCCTCTCACAGTGCGGCAGACGTGTGAGTTGTCTGTGCACTCTCTGCTGACGAAGATCGAGGAGAAGCACGCAGCGGAGGGGACGTCTCCCGCGCCGCTGACTCCGAGTCGCGCGGCGACaagcgcctcttcgcccgcAGACGTCCCGGcagccggcgaagaaggcgcggttCAAGCGAAAAACGACGAGGATCTTTGGTGGATTCGCGAGGAGAACGCGTACCGCGATCGGCAGTTCAACACCATTGACCCGTCGGAGCCTTACCCGAACTGCACTGAGGAGGATCTCCCGTGGTTGACTGCGCAGCTGTTgaacgacgaggaaaaacTCTGGAGCCG CTACCGAGCGCTGATCACACTGCGCAACCTCAACTCGCCGACTGCGACTGCCATGCTGGCTCTGGTGCTTTCTCGCGATGCCTCGTCGGCGCTTCTTCGGCACGAAATCGCCTTCGTTCTCGGCCAGCTGCGCATCCCGtcgtctgcatgcgacgCGTCGGCGTgtgaggcagagaagcagcgGAGCGAGGCTGAGCAGGACACATTGCCCGCGGGTGCTGAGCCGTCCGAGAAGACAAACAAGGCGCCCCCACGCTACAGAGTCATTCCGGACTTCCTGAAGGAGCACTTGCGCGTGAAACACGACGAAAGCAGTgcagcgcgcgccgcctttGACGCTCTCGCGCAATGCCTCAAAGACGCAAAAGAACACCCCATGGCCCGACACGAAGCGgcgctcgctctcggctctctaggcgcctctcccggcGCTTCGGAAGcaaagggggaagaaggcgacgcgagtATCCAGGACACAATCATTCGCTTGCT GCAACTCTACAGCAAGGATCCGGATCGCATTGTGAGCGAGAGCTGCTTCGTGGGTTTGGACAGCATGCAAGAAGAACTTGGGCTCGAACTTGGCGTCTGCTGA
- a CDS encoding putative chloride channel protein, with protein sequence MAPPLWSRGHLPSDSAASQERGLPETRSAFSPSPPTSSRPPHAHSSTLLAQRAAVASHSSPAAPSHSSTSPSSRQALEGEALGSPRERRRPWNSHSSSRRSPQKSSSPFAQPRAVHLRLSDWSRRDNALGRWDDADAVLPPNASADDETAAIQPPHLHLDLDFDVDAPSLCSPTYDSSCRGSPASSASFELRKCRLTCPRASENDATREIPWWDATGLGARRNLETPTASPLSSGAGHGACTRHNAGSGLRFSRFRNPYLRLTSEALASDNEAGRPEAVDRDRARDPGGMTRFLNRLQRLRQRQAACSSAGRRGSLGEDGASSKVSFLCSWDSREDLRRELRKKCAQCSRVWRTMSRDQYSGAHARSVNIVDLYAAYDEVHEAPHNANLHSQLLSRTLSPGRTAAAGAAASSVAEADRPSETDPRLLAPSAPQQTGAFASAAAPTAVKRCLLATSSLPGGERISLWIALVLIGILTALVSYFLDWIVDFVFLPLQESAVQRHSYAAIFVYSVACAVVATGCCLLVPQSQGSGIPELRTILSGSFLPDFCSWPTFFARCVGLLACICGGLSVGKEGPFVHLSAILATQLCRLPPLRSLIASPSKLLSILDVAVAAGVTATFGTPFGGVLFSIEVTATFFLVHALWKSYFCCIFCVLTFRLLHEKLSPIEQLYQGAQLPSFDLSWEILNFAFLGAICGCLGGLFVWAASKIFQLARRHVYPSAGRKIIFVCGVMLVLNILSQHSVVLKSEDRLKLSEFFDVENLDSKWGSHVLFSLFLFVLFKFAATILSVACPVPAGIFTPIFVCGAALGRLYGMLFRHFVPTLSSPAAYALVGAASLAAGTTRTISVSVIVFELTGKLSHMIPVLLAVLIAYGVNGFFTISVYDVMLLIKDLPYVPKLKSMHAYNLQAKDIMAATAYIRGCARQATLQGERRGERTKKCTGDRGNDISYGLSKESEHQGGTPLSVQIELPWIRTEQEAPDEKGRTNQEKKGTSVDWRSRCSSPIPLLLEERGEGDSVLMQSEEGTSDSTGESAVGVSLWESRDSVSGVHTPEMGAGTGGYRGCEFMPRGGEGQERDSVVERMAHHGFDCLDEFPSPEEDQDEDTFIVAIEKDRGTVLDLVFCRLLYAGVAIPVVSSVAQPRVEGAVSLSALDRYLSSLDISVSPSAPSPAPFSPFTPFSPQPLRRSLAPGLADAHFPRRKRPSLRRLGSKVRRLLAAGYPSRHTSSRRGRDRRAWRENGGGREREKDHAQREERRRSARAGESVSSGEEDEEEETEAGDTGTEGEGDERRSHAETGRRRRSSEEDASEESSEERKEQGREGWRGKDAGRGSVGVDSAHGPYNEQQRYFQRTDACDKGEGEREGTLADRGPRRERAEATPARPQATAANEGTSTFGRMQPQGEETHAEHTLAAVAWRILGRVLAVYSPAELRCLDSIPIDWTRLDVDAAPLCVLPETPVSKVHFMFTMLFLGQVFVSSNAGLLLGVITKQSLLQADEEATSPPVGRGGGRTSQGNAVWETFHLFSLLKREIRRLCKPRTTGLHARQEAPVRIYGRARG encoded by the exons ATGGCGCCGCCCTTGTGGAGCCGGGGGCATCTCCCCTCAGACAGTGCGGCCTCtcaagagagaggactgCCTGAAACGCGCtcagccttctctccctctccccccacctcttctcgccctcctcaTGCTCATTCTTCGACTCTCCTAGCACAGCGTGCAGCTGTTGCCTCCCATTCTTCTCCTGCTGCTCCTTCTCACTCTTCgacttctccgtcttctcgtcaGGCCCTCGAGGGTGAGGCTCTGGGCAGTCCACGGGAGCGCCGACGCCCGTGGAACTCCCACAGCTCCTCTCGCAGGTCTCCCCAGAaatcttcgtctcctttcgcgcAGCCGCGTGCTGTCCATCTCCGCCTGAGTGACTGGTCTAGACGGGACAACGCGCTCGGACGATGGGACGATGCAGACGCAGTTCTGCCCCCGAACGCCTCTGCGGATGACGAGACTGCAGCGATCCAGCCTCCTCACCTCCATCTTGATCTCGATTTCGACGTCGACGCGCCTTCCCTTTGCTCGCCGACCTACGACAGTTCATGCAGGGGATCGCCCGCCTCGAGCGCGTCCTTCGAGCTCCGCAAGTGCCGTCTGACATGCCCGCGTGCCTCGGAAAACGACGCGACACGAGAAATCCCCTGGTGGGATGCCACAGGCCTcggcgcgaggcgaaaccTCGAAACCCCcacggcgtcgcctctctcgtctggaGCTGGtcacggcgcatgcacgcgacaCAACGCCGGCTCtggccttcgcttctctcgattCCGAAACCCGTATCTGCGTCTAACCTCCGAGGCGCTAGCCTCCGATAATGAAGCAGGCCGCCCAGAGGCcgtcgacagagacagagcgcgcgACCCTGGAGGCATGACGCGCTTCCTCAATCGCCTGCAGCGTCTCCGACAGCGACAAGCTGCGTGCAGCTcggcgggaaggcgaggaagcttgggagaggacggcgcgtCTTCGAAGGTTTCTTTCCTGTGCTCTTGGGACTCGCGAGAAGACCTGAGAAGAGAACTCCGAAAGAAATGTGCGCAGTGTTCGCGGGTATGGCGAACTATGTCGCGAGATCAATACAGCggtgcacatgcacgcagcGTCAATATCGTTGACTTGTACGCCGCCTACGACGAAGTCCACGAGGCGCCACACAACGCAAACCTCCACTCTCAGCTTTTGTCTCGGACGCTCTCTCCAGGGAGAACAGccgcagcaggcgctgcagcctcttctgtcgctgAAGCGGACCGTCCAAGCGAGACAGACCCGCGCCTTTTGGCGCCGTCTGCGCCTCAACAAaccggcgccttcgcgtctgcaGCTGCGCCTACAGCAGTCAaacggtgtctcctcgccactAGCAGCCTTCCCGGAGGAGAGCGAATCTCCCTCTGGATCGCCCTCGTCCTCATTGGAATTCTC ACAGCCCTGGTTTCGTATTTTCTCGACTGGATCGTCGAttttgtttttctgcctctccaaGAAAGCGCCGTTCAGCGACACTCCTACGCTGCCATCTTCGTGTACTCGGTTGCCTGTGCAGTCGTGGCAACGGGCTGCTGTCTTCTGGTTCCTCAGAGTCAAG GTTCGGGAATCCCGGAGTTGCGAACGATCTTGTCCGGGTCGTTTCTTCCGGACTTCTGTTCTTGGCCGACGTTTTTCGCGCGCTGCGTGGGACTGCTGGCGTGCATTTGCGGCGGCTTGTCCGTCGGGAAGGAAGGACCGTTCGTGCATTTGTCAGCCATCCTGGCGACGCAGCTCTGCCGCCTCccgccgcttcgctcgctcattgcctcgccctcgaagCTGCTGTCGATCCTCGACGTGGCAGTCGCCGCCGGGGTCACCGCCACGTTCGGAACCCCTTTCGGCGGCGTGCTGTTTTCGATCGAAGTCACGGccaccttcttcctcgtgcatgcgctctggAAGAGCTACTTCTGCTGCATCTTCTGCGTCTTGACCTTTCGCCTGCTTCACGAGAAACTGTCGCCGATCGAACAACTGTACCAGGGCGCTCAACTCCCCAGCTTCGACCTGTCCTGGGAGATTTTGAACTTTGCGTTCCTGGGTGCCATCTGCGGATGTCTCGGCGGCCTGTTCGTCTGGGCTGCGAGCAAAATCTTCCAACTCGCCCGCAGGCACGTCTACCCCAGTGCAGGGCGGAAGATTATCTTCGTCTGCGGAGTCATGCTCGTTCTGAACATCCTCAGCCAGCACTCGGTCGTCCTCAAAAGCGAG GATAGGCTGAAACTCAGCGAGTTCTTCGACGTCGAGAACCTGGACAGCAAATGGGGCTCGcacgtccttttctccctctttctcttcgtcctcttcaaGTTCGCAGCAACcattctctccgtcgcttgcCCCGTCCCTGCTGGAATCTTCACTCCCATCTTCGTCTGTGGGGCTGCTCTAG GACGTCTGTATGGGATGCTTTTCAGGCACTTTGTTCCaacgctctcctctcccgccgcaTACGCACTCGTCGgcgcagcgtctctcgctgcaggAACCACCCGGACAATCAGC GTCAGCGTCATTGTTTTCGAGCTCACAGGGAAACTGAGCCACATGATCCCtgttctcctcgccgttctcATTGCCTATGGTGTCAACGGCTTCTTTACGATTTCTGTCTACGACGTTATGCTGCTGATCAAAGACCTTCCCTACGTGCCAAAGCTGAAGTCCATGCATGCGTACAATCTCCAAGCCAAAGACATCATGGCGGCAACGGCTTATATTCGGGGCTGCGCTCGACAAGCGACGCTCCAgggcgaaaggcgaggagaaagaaccaAGAAGTGCACTGGGGACAGAGGCAACGACATTTCGTATGGTCTCTCGAAAGAGAGTGAGCACCAAGGGGGTACACCGCTGTCTGTGCAGATTGAATTGCCGTGGATCCGAACTGAACAGGAAGCACcagacgagaaggggagaacaaaccaggagaaaaaggggacaAGCGTCGACTGGCGGTCCAGGTGTTCTTCTCCTATCCCCCTTCTcttggaagagagaggcgaaggcgattCTGTTTTAATgcaaagcgaggaagggacgAGCGACTCAACTGGAGAGTCCGCCGTTGGGGTTTCTTTGTGGGAGTCCCGAGACAGCGtttcgggtgtacatacacccgagaTGGGGGCGGGAACCGGCGGGTATCGAGGATGCGAGTTCATGCCtcgcggaggagaaggccaagagagagacagcgtaGTCGAGAGGATGGCGCACCACGGATTTGACTGCTTGGACGAGTTTCCGTCTCCAGAAGAGGATCAGGACGAAGACACATTTATTGTTGCCATCGAGAAAGACCGGGGCACCGTTTTGGacctcgttttctgtcgaCTTCTCTACGCGGGCGTGGCCATCCCCGTCGTGTCGAGCGTCGCTCAACCCCGCGTGGaaggcgccgtctctctctctgccttggACAGGTACTTGTCGTCTCTCGACAtctctgtttccccctctgctccctccccggcgccgttctcgcccttcacgccgttctcgcctcaGCCTCTGCGCCGTTCACTGGCTCCTGGGCTCGCCGATGCTCACTTTCCCCGGAGAAAGCGACCGTCGCTGAGGCGCCTGGGTAGCAAagtgcggcgtctcctcgccgctgggTACCCCTCGAGACACACGAGTTCTCGGCGGGGCCGGGATCGAAGAGCCTGGCGCGAGAACggcggaggacgcgagagagagaaagaccatgctcagagagaagagcgacgacgcagcgcgagagccggcgagagcgtctcgagtggagaggaagacgaggaagaggaaacagaggcagGGGACACGGGaacagaaggagagggagacgagagaagatcTCACGCAGAGACcggaaggcggaggagaagTTCCGAGGAAGATGCGTCAGAGGAGAGTtcggaggaaaggaaagagcaaggaagggaagggTGGCGAGGGAAGGACGCAGGCAGAGGGAGCGTCGGAGTCGACAGTGCGCATGGCCCCTACAACGAGCAACAGAGATACTTTCAAAGAACAGATGCATGCGAtaaaggagaaggagaaagagaaggcactCTCGCCGACCGAGGCCCGCGGAGAG AACGCGCGGAGGCAACGCCAGCGCGTCCGCAGGCCACCGCCGCAAACGAAGGGACGAGTACCTttggacgcatgcagccccagggagaggagacgcatgcagagcacaCTCTGGCTGCTGTGGCTTGGAGAATCCTCGGGCGCGTG cttGCCGTTTACTCTCCCGCCGAGCTCCGCTGTCTAGACAGCATCCCCATCGACTGGACACGCCTCGACGTCGACGCAGCGCCCCTCTGCGTCCTTCCAGAAACTCCCGTG AGCAAAGTTCATTTCATGTTCACCATGCTCTTTCTCGGCCAGGTCTTTGTCTCCAGCAACGCCGGTTTGCTTCTCG GCGTGATCACCAAGCAGTCGTTGCTgcaagcagacgaagaagcgacttCTCCGCCTGTGGGGCGCGGAGGAGGGCGGACAAGCCAGGGAAATGCTGTCTGGGAAACGTTTcatcttttctccctcctcaaGAGAGAAATCCGCCGCCTCTGCAAGCCGCGAACAAccgggctgcatgcacgacaGGAGGCGCCTGTTCGAATTTACGGGAGAGCGCGTGGctga